The following proteins come from a genomic window of Candidatus Bathyarchaeota archaeon:
- a CDS encoding TATA-box-binding protein, protein MPEVKASINIENVVASASLDQRIDLNDVVKSFPGVEYRPEQFPGLVFRLKKPKTATLIFNSGKMVCTGAKSEKMARRAVMKVVKELKEGGILIIGKPKIKIQNIVASAGLRGNIELEKATYSLGKTMYEPEQFPGLIYRMAEPKVVILLFASGKLVCTGAKHEEDVYQAVNILHQRLEDKELIYY, encoded by the coding sequence GTGCCAGAGGTTAAAGCTTCAATCAACATTGAAAACGTTGTTGCATCCGCATCATTGGATCAAAGAATTGACTTGAACGATGTCGTGAAAAGTTTTCCTGGAGTTGAATATCGTCCAGAACAGTTCCCAGGACTCGTTTTTCGTTTGAAAAAGCCGAAAACAGCCACTCTGATATTTAATTCAGGGAAAATGGTTTGCACAGGAGCCAAGTCGGAAAAAATGGCGAGAAGGGCAGTAATGAAAGTCGTCAAAGAACTGAAGGAAGGCGGAATACTAATCATTGGCAAGCCGAAGATAAAGATACAGAACATCGTCGCTTCAGCAGGCCTAAGAGGAAATATTGAACTTGAAAAGGCAACTTATTCACTGGGGAAAACCATGTACGAGCCTGAACAATTCCCTGGTCTAATCTACCGAATGGCCGAACCGAAAGTCGTGATACTTCTATTCGCAAGCGGAAAACTGGTATGTACAGGAGCTAAGCACGAAGAAGATGTTTATCAAGCAGTCAACATACTCCATCAGAGACTTGAAGATAAAGAGCTGATATACTACTAG